Proteins encoded by one window of Blautia argi:
- a CDS encoding RloB domain-containing protein, producing the protein MARKIKPLIYVFCEGESEIEYTKYLKEKFEDVAVIQKPVKGLFEVADKKFKKDAKYRNNAEVTDEIWFFFDVDDGQTGSWDRIQKIVSTLKKLRKKPNIRVRLLMTTGCVEFWFLLHYKKVVPSIQTVAEKENVLRLLQNECPGYVKGDSNTTRKIANHFKQASINGDWVLGQIEGLPTLEDSDVRNRWLYQSSRTFTTVQEAIKFLENLKN; encoded by the coding sequence ATGGCACGAAAGATAAAACCTCTTATTTACGTCTTTTGCGAAGGCGAAAGCGAAATCGAGTACACTAAATATTTGAAAGAAAAATTTGAAGATGTTGCAGTGATTCAAAAACCAGTAAAAGGTCTGTTTGAAGTAGCCGATAAAAAATTTAAAAAAGATGCGAAGTATCGGAATAATGCAGAGGTGACAGATGAAATATGGTTTTTCTTTGATGTCGATGACGGACAGACGGGAAGCTGGGATAGGATTCAGAAAATTGTTTCTACATTAAAAAAGTTACGTAAGAAACCGAACATACGTGTAAGATTGTTAATGACAACAGGCTGCGTTGAATTTTGGTTTTTATTACACTATAAAAAAGTGGTTCCATCTATTCAAACGGTTGCGGAAAAAGAGAATGTTCTAAGATTGTTACAGAATGAATGTCCTGGTTATGTAAAAGGAGATTCTAACACAACGAGGAAAATAGCGAATCATTTTAAACAAGCTTCTATAAATGGAGATTGGGTATTAGGGCAAATAGAAGGTTTACCTACGTTAGAAGACTCTGATGTAAGAAATCGATGGTTATATCAATCATCACGTACATTTACAACGGTACAAGAAGCAATTAAATTTTTGGAAAATTTAAAAAACTAA
- a CDS encoding DUF6531 domain-containing protein, with the protein MKRVFQVSEITTLCNELKTLLNGCKTHISNMKTYAEQADEALAEVPGEVRHYGAVYSVSELRSALKTEKIEEALTKLENCRQRACELIPAADTDYAAQTRELMGVTKNLQTLLEEMEQFLIHTPLTTDYSAFKKAFEEVQARWNKVTENAEKVVEKLMANIKGAEAICHAFSKDPVNLSTGNFIYDRTDLEVGGREPFVFRRFYNAINGREGVLGRDWNHNYEVHLEFTDGEAVLLREDGKEERFFWEKDRYLSLFASEGVLEKAEEGYAYRTREQKVYRFDREGMCLETETLLGSLITFTYEEGSPFRLVKAEKDTGEFFSFSYDAEGKLERVEDHTGRSVAYRYQGELLKEVTLPDENTFRYGYTPQGKLEQVENPRGIVTVENFFDEEHRTTLQKFPDGTQMCPMYMTKKREP; encoded by the coding sequence ATGAAACGAGTGTTCCAGGTAAGCGAGATCACAACGCTGTGCAATGAACTGAAAACATTGTTAAATGGGTGCAAAACCCATATTTCAAACATGAAAACTTATGCAGAGCAGGCAGATGAGGCACTTGCAGAAGTGCCTGGCGAAGTGCGTCATTATGGGGCAGTTTACAGTGTTTCCGAACTTCGCAGTGCCTTAAAAACAGAAAAGATTGAAGAGGCACTGACCAAACTGGAAAACTGCAGACAAAGAGCCTGTGAGCTGATCCCGGCAGCCGATACGGACTATGCTGCCCAGACCAGGGAGCTTATGGGGGTCACGAAAAACCTGCAGACACTTTTGGAGGAAATGGAGCAGTTTTTGATCCATACTCCGCTTACAACCGATTATTCCGCCTTCAAAAAAGCCTTTGAGGAAGTACAGGCAAGATGGAACAAGGTAACGGAAAATGCAGAAAAGGTAGTGGAGAAACTGATGGCGAACATTAAAGGAGCGGAAGCCATCTGCCATGCCTTTTCCAAAGACCCGGTAAACCTAAGCACCGGAAACTTTATCTATGACCGGACTGATCTGGAGGTTGGCGGAAGGGAGCCGTTTGTGTTCCGCCGCTTTTACAATGCCATCAACGGCCGGGAGGGTGTGCTTGGAAGGGACTGGAACCATAATTATGAAGTACATCTGGAGTTTACAGACGGGGAAGCGGTGCTTCTCAGGGAAGACGGGAAAGAGGAACGTTTTTTCTGGGAGAAGGACCGCTATCTTTCTTTGTTTGCCAGTGAAGGTGTTTTAGAAAAAGCAGAGGAAGGATATGCATACCGTACCAGGGAACAAAAAGTCTACCGCTTTGACAGGGAAGGAATGTGTCTGGAAACGGAGACCCTTTTGGGCAGCCTGATAACATTTACTTATGAAGAAGGATCCCCTTTCCGTCTGGTAAAAGCCGAAAAGGACACCGGGGAATTCTTTTCCTTTTCTTATGATGCAGAAGGAAAGCTGGAGCGTGTGGAAGACCATACGGGAAGAAGCGTGGCATATCGATATCAGGGAGAACTTTTGAAAGAGGTGACACTGCCGGATGAGAACACTTTCCGTTACGGTTATACCCCGCAGGGAAAACTGGAGCAGGTGGAGAACCCGAGGGGGATCGTGACGGTAGAAAACTTCTTTGATGAGGAACACCGTACCACCTTACAGAAGTTCCCGGACGGGACACAGATGTGTCCTATGTATATGACGAAGAAAAGAGAACCGTAG
- a CDS encoding RHS repeat domain-containing protein — MSYVYDEEKRTVELTERNGSRVTYVHDDKYRDVKHIHSNGEERFAYNRNNQKTLYVDRLGNKTQYAYDPAGNLVRVIDALGNKTEIRYGEKNQPTGIKINGKDKLCGEYDAQGRLVKTRDALGNEVEITYTEAGWPQTILQADKSRITLSYDAKGNITAIEDAQGNMTRYGYDTLNRMVESTDGKGNVTKYAYDAMGNVTCVENAEGNCQSYEYNASGKVTKITDFDGESIQREYNVLNRPSKIVDKEGRETLLSYDSMWNLARVTTPDGARTTYLYNEENLLSRIKYADGAVIRYTYDANGNRIGEEDENGAKTTFVYDALGRVVEVNGEEGLHYAYRYDGEGKPDRGGRRPWEYRIHGIRRKRKSGERNQRSWREEMLCLYPVR; from the coding sequence GTGTCCTATGTATATGACGAAGAAAAGAGAACCGTAGAACTTACGGAACGGAATGGCAGCCGGGTGACCTATGTCCATGATGACAAGTACCGGGATGTGAAGCATATCCACAGCAACGGGGAGGAACGCTTTGCCTATAACCGGAACAACCAGAAGACCTTATATGTGGACCGCCTGGGAAATAAGACCCAGTATGCCTATGACCCGGCAGGAAACCTGGTGCGTGTGATCGATGCCCTTGGGAATAAGACAGAGATCCGGTATGGGGAAAAGAACCAGCCAACCGGGATCAAGATAAATGGAAAAGATAAACTGTGCGGGGAATACGACGCACAGGGAAGGCTTGTAAAAACCAGGGATGCCCTTGGAAATGAAGTGGAGATCACCTATACGGAAGCAGGGTGGCCGCAGACCATCCTGCAGGCAGACAAAAGCCGGATCACACTTTCCTATGATGCAAAGGGAAACATCACAGCGATCGAAGATGCACAGGGAAATATGACCCGGTATGGGTATGATACCCTGAACCGGATGGTGGAAAGTACCGATGGAAAAGGGAATGTCACAAAGTATGCGTATGATGCGATGGGAAATGTGACCTGTGTGGAAAATGCGGAGGGAAACTGCCAAAGCTATGAATACAATGCAAGTGGAAAAGTAACAAAGATAACAGACTTTGACGGGGAAAGCATCCAAAGGGAATATAATGTCTTAAACCGCCCAAGTAAGATCGTGGATAAAGAGGGAAGGGAAACCCTCCTTTCCTATGACAGTATGTGGAACCTTGCAAGGGTGACAACACCGGACGGGGCAAGGACCACGTATCTCTATAACGAAGAAAACCTGTTATCCCGGATCAAATATGCAGACGGTGCCGTAATACGCTATACTTACGATGCCAATGGAAACAGGATCGGGGAAGAGGATGAGAACGGGGCAAAGACCACGTTTGTTTATGATGCCCTTGGAAGAGTGGTGGAAGTAAACGGGGAAGAAGGACTCCACTATGCTTATCGGTATGACGGGGAAGGAAAACCTGATCGAGGCGGAAGACGCCCTTGGGAATACCGTATCCATGGAATACGACGGAAACGGAAATCTGGTGAAAGAAACCAACGCTCTTGGAGAGAGGAGATGTTATGCTTATACCCCGTTAGGTGA
- a CDS encoding RHS repeat domain-containing protein encodes MEIGNSRQITYTLDLTRQYHNLLEKTEESRSQRYFWDGNVAAYEENGERNYYLQDELGSPLRIEDSAGNLKESYGYGAFGEDLYQNQGEKQPFGYTGYQRDEIAGTYYAQAREYLSGKGRFAGQDLIAGRINAPELFNRYVYCYHSPFSCKDLDGKKPVSVNTPVEEECNHGYYSEAFYGNIEGPHINLQLMDYFYGADYINGEIENKGKKDIGVELVDIAGGMGKFGYKDSKGFWQGKYGMECVHGDIKLGASNDYVGAKAQGTCVTIAGEVRILEIFGKKIYIGGSLDIFSLGAKAGWDVEKKKLELGLSLGVGAGVTIRWEDEECSD; translated from the coding sequence ATGGAGATTGGAAACAGTCGCCAGATTACTTATACCCTGGACCTGACCAGACAGTATCATAACCTTCTGGAGAAGACAGAGGAAAGCCGAAGCCAGAGATACTTCTGGGATGGGAACGTGGCAGCGTATGAAGAAAACGGGGAAAGGAACTATTACCTTCAGGATGAACTGGGAAGTCCGCTTCGGATTGAAGACAGTGCTGGAAACCTCAAAGAGAGCTATGGATACGGAGCCTTTGGGGAAGACTTATATCAGAACCAGGGGGAGAAACAGCCGTTTGGCTATACAGGATACCAAAGGGATGAGATCGCCGGGACGTATTATGCCCAGGCGAGGGAATATCTGTCTGGAAAAGGCAGGTTTGCAGGGCAGGATTTGATTGCTGGAAGGATAAATGCACCCGAGTTGTTTAATAGATATGTATACTGTTATCACTCACCATTTTCATGCAAAGATCTTGATGGAAAAAAACCTGTATCTGTTAACACTCCCGTAGAAGAAGAATGCAATCATGGTTATTATTCAGAGGCCTTTTATGGCAATATTGAAGGACCTCATATTAATTTGCAGTTAATGGATTATTTTTATGGAGCAGATTACATTAATGGGGAAATTGAGAATAAAGGTAAAAAAGATATCGGTGTTGAACTAGTAGATATAGCTGGAGGTATGGGGAAATTTGGATACAAGGATTCGAAAGGTTTTTGGCAAGGAAAATATGGAATGGAATGTGTTCATGGGGATATAAAATTAGGAGCTTCAAATGACTATGTTGGAGCAAAAGCTCAAGGAACATGTGTAACAATAGCGGGTGAAGTGAGGATTTTAGAAATTTTTGGTAAAAAAATATATATAGGGGGCAGTTTGGATATTTTTTCTCTTGGAGCAAAAGCTGGTTGGGACGTGGAAAAAAAGAAACTAGAGTTAGGTCTTTCTTTAGGCGTAGGTGCAGGTGTAACCATACGGTGGGAAGATGAAGAATGTAGTGATTAA
- a CDS encoding RHS repeat domain-containing protein, translating to MQIRYGYDAFGNRTWKEEKGERTFYQYNALNQMVSEKHGEILRAYSYDKRGNLTGIQENGAWKKQYIYGAMNRLEEAVDAAGKQARYQYNGLGHRVGKQEGVLPKEKREKLDPQSRIGMEIGNSRQITYTLDLTRQYYNLLERTEKSQCQRYFWDGNVAVYEEKWGTELLPSG from the coding sequence ATGCAGATCCGGTATGGGTATGATGCCTTTGGAAACCGGACATGGAAAGAGGAGAAAGGAGAAAGAACCTTCTACCAGTACAATGCCCTGAACCAGATGGTAAGCGAAAAACATGGAGAGATCCTAAGAGCATACAGTTATGATAAGAGAGGAAACTTAACGGGCATCCAGGAAAACGGGGCATGGAAGAAGCAGTATATCTACGGTGCAATGAACCGCCTGGAAGAAGCGGTGGATGCGGCAGGAAAACAGGCAAGGTACCAGTATAACGGACTGGGACACCGGGTAGGAAAGCAGGAAGGTGTCCTTCCAAAAGAAAAACGGGAGAAACTGGATCCGCAAAGTAGGATTGGCATGGAAATCGGAAACAGCCGCCAGATTACTTATACCCTGGATTTAACCAGACAGTATTATAACCTTCTGGAGCGGACAGAGAAAAGCCAATGTCAGAGATACTTCTGGGATGGGAACGTGGCAGTGTATGAAGAAAAATGGGGAACGGAACTATTACCTTCAGGATGA
- a CDS encoding RHS repeat domain-containing protein, with protein sequence MKKNGERNYYLQDELGSPLRIEDSAGNLRESYGYGAFGEDLYQNQGKIQPFGYTGYQKDEITETYYAQAREYLAENGRFAGQDLIAGFMDLPFSMNRYSYCFNTPMILVDLDGAWPSLSDIGKGIKNGIKDVGNAINKGIQKVWNTGKAVGKWIVEHKEDIIKVVGTSLVIAGIAVAAISTSGVAGIVLMGVASGAAIGGTVNGVINIKNGGNFANGFIGGAISGAIQGGLSSKLGPVGNIVGGMANGLGTFVTEGLDRIDGYNYKNLGQIGEDSIKSALLGMVCSLPGGLIQAGTLNENILEELMVNYTKRFGDQLNNFFGILDNFLLDITMGGCYNE encoded by the coding sequence ATGAAGAAAAATGGGGAACGGAACTATTACCTTCAGGATGAACTGGGAAGCCCGCTTCGGATTGAGGACAGTGCTGGAAACCTCAGGGAAAGCTATGGATATGGAGCCTTTGGGGAAGATTTGTATCAGAACCAAGGAAAGATACAGCCGTTTGGCTATACGGGATATCAGAAGGATGAAATAACAGAGACGTATTATGCCCAAGCGAGGGAATATCTGGCAGAAAACGGAAGGTTTGCAGGGCAGGATTTGATTGCCGGTTTTATGGATCTGCCGTTCAGCATGAACCGTTACAGTTACTGCTTTAATACACCAATGATATTGGTAGACTTGGATGGTGCATGGCCAAGTTTAAGTGATATCGGAAAGGGGATTAAGAATGGAATTAAAGATGTAGGAAATGCAATCAATAAAGGGATTCAAAAAGTTTGGAACACAGGAAAGGCAGTTGGAAAATGGATAGTAGAACATAAAGAGGATATTATTAAGGTTGTTGGGACAAGTTTGGTAATTGCTGGAATTGCAGTTGCAGCAATCTCTACGAGTGGTGTTGCGGGAATAGTTTTAATGGGGGTTGCTTCTGGAGCAGCAATAGGAGGAACAGTAAATGGTGTTATTAATATTAAAAATGGCGGAAATTTTGCGAACGGATTTATAGGAGGGGCTATAAGTGGTGCCATTCAGGGTGGTTTGAGTAGTAAACTGGGGCCTGTTGGAAATATTGTTGGTGGTATGGCTAATGGATTGGGGACTTTTGTTACAGAAGGCTTAGATAGGATAGATGGATATAACTATAAAAATTTAGGTCAGATTGGAGAAGATAGTATAAAATCAGCATTACTAGGAATGGTATGCAGTCTTCCAGGAGGATTGATACAGGCTGGCACATTGAATGAAAATATTCTTGAAGAGTTAATGGTAAACTACACGAAAAGATTTGGTGACCAGTTGAATAATTTTTTTGGAATATTAGACAATTTCCTTTTAGATATAACGATGGGAGGGTGCTATAATGAATAA
- a CDS encoding DUF6710 family protein: protein MFLKKQKKKQQEVTIEENTQIFIEDFKKLVNEGKKESVRSVIKFMANSIQSELLTKCKYNDRNYPEIDYMWAILNSFLLDLSFDFWRKCNIRLKVQNTPIISSVWNHSRMINGLIGLGEINKNPFNGIAFAYNIHAVLIEPLGLVVVDNGNHSVNAAIVYDEGEIIVNTVIDISEVLERYRFDGKKYVSVETNKIVNIENLKNNSEPFTYTFGLLFEMARVLKNAKDENGYVYYDVN, encoded by the coding sequence ATGTTTTTAAAAAAACAGAAGAAAAAACAACAAGAGGTTACGATTGAGGAGAATACACAGATATTCATCGAAGATTTTAAAAAATTGGTAAATGAAGGTAAAAAGGAATCTGTGCGTTCGGTAATTAAATTTATGGCAAATTCTATACAAAGTGAATTACTTACAAAATGTAAGTATAATGATAGAAATTATCCAGAAATAGATTATATGTGGGCTATTTTGAATAGTTTTTTACTGGACTTGTCGTTTGATTTTTGGCGAAAATGTAACATACGTTTAAAGGTTCAAAATACTCCCATTATATCATCTGTTTGGAATCATTCGCGTATGATTAACGGATTGATAGGACTGGGGGAGATAAATAAAAATCCCTTTAATGGGATAGCGTTTGCATATAATATTCATGCAGTTTTAATAGAACCATTAGGTCTGGTAGTCGTTGATAATGGAAATCATTCTGTGAATGCGGCTATTGTCTATGATGAAGGAGAAATAATTGTAAATACGGTTATTGATATATCTGAAGTTCTTGAAAGATATAGATTTGATGGAAAAAAATATGTGAGTGTAGAAACGAATAAAATAGTAAATATTGAGAATTTAAAAAATAATTCAGAACCATTCACATATACGTTTGGACTTTTGTTTGAAATGGCAAGAGTTTTGAAAAATGCAAAAGATGAAAACGGATATGTGTACTATGATGTTAATTAG